The genomic interval ATGCAGTGATGGCCGATGCCTATTTGTCTATTCACAACAAGTTTAATGCCGGCGGCGGCGCCTTTGTGGTGCAACGCACCGAAGGGGAAGGTTTTTTAACCACCACCTCGGTCGGCATTACTTATTCGCAACACATGCCCGGCATTCGCACCCGAAACGACCACGTGGATCGGTTCAATATTTATCTCGGTTTTAAAGTGTATTACAACAATATTCATCTGGATTGGAGTCGCCTGGTTTTTTCTGACCAGTTGAACGCTACCTACGGCCTGACGGGCGGCTCTTCTTTTGATCAGACAACTATTTCGAGCCGCCACTATGTGGATTTTGATTATGGAATTTTGTTGCGAAATAATTTTCAGGCCAAAAGCAAATGGTATAATGAAATTGGTTTTTCGATGGGCCACGTGTTGCGACCGGCTATTTCTATCACCGGTTCCAACGGCGATAAAACTAAGCTGCCGCGAAAGTATGTGGTGAGTTACCGAAGCACTATTTCGCTGCGCGATGAGAATTTCTACATCAGCCCGACTGTGCTTTTCGAAAATCAGGCAAAGTTTTTTGAGGTGAATGCAGGGATTGATTTCTACATGAAATTCAAATCGAAAAAGGAATTGATTCCTTTAAGTGTTGGGTTGTATAATCGCTTTTCTTTCATCCTGAAGAATTCAATAACCGGCGAAAGTAAAATCAACACCAGTGCCGTTATTCTGGCCATCACACACCGGGGTAGTTTTGCATCCAGCAAAAATGCGCTGGGCTATTCGGTGGGTGTTTCGGTTGATTTTCCCTACATGGGATTGGGAATGCAAACCGCAGGTGCTTATGAAATTTCGTTGGGATTATCTATCCCTTATCGCAAACGAAACGTGATGAAATGTCCTTTTGAGGCATTTTGATTTCCCTCGCTCCATTTTCTATTCCGGCACATCTCATCGGCTTTCTTGTATCACACAAGGGCGGTGTTTTTGTTGCTAAACCAACAGGTAAAAAGCCTTACTCCACATGGTAAAATACAAACAACAATAGCAAAGGGAAATACGTAAAATAAAATAGGAAGAAACAAGCAACTATGGAAACAAAACATTTACGTCAATCAATTTTATTAATCATACTAAGTTTCGTTCTGCCTTTTGGGAAGAATGTATTCTCGCAATGTTCCGTGAGTGCCGGCTCTAACAAAAGTATTTGCCCAGGCGCAAGCGTCACTCTAAAGGCCGTTTCAAACAATGGCAATCCGGGCAGCTATTCCTGGACTTCAAACCCTGCCGGGTTCACAGCCAACACTAAGAACATTACGGTCAGCCCTTCGGTGGCCACCAAATATATGCTGCACTCTACCGGTAACGGTTGCAATTCTTATGACACGGTTCAGGTTTCTATCTACTCCCCTCCTGCCGAGCCGGTCTTTACTTATAGCATGGATACTTCCTGCTCGGGCACGATGGTTAACTTTTCGACTCCTGCTCAAAGCGGTGTAAGTTTCACATGGAGTTTCGGAGATGGAGGATCTGGAACCGGGAATAACGTTTCACACAGCTACCACTCCGTTGGCAATGGTCCTTCTTCCTTTACCGTTGTCGTTACTGCCACCGGAAATCATGGCTGTACGGAAAGTCATACAATAGTAATCAGCATACCACAGAATACTGCTGCTTTGCTTCAACCGGGTGCCGGAGTAGATTCATCCACATTCAACGGTGCCTTAACTTTTTTCATCTGTGCTGCCGCCGCACAACAAGCAGCGATGTTTAGTTTTGTAAATGGCTCGGCTTCTTCAGCAGATTATACCACAAAAATAATTTGGGGCGATACTTCTGCTCCCTACGTGAACAGCACCGGATGGACGAACGTCAGCCATATTTACAGACGAGGTATTTTCAATCTGGTGTATATCGTGAGCAACAACATTACCGGTTGTACCGATACCACTTTTTATAAAGTGTTTTATGGCAGCAACCCTGCGGGAGGAATTGCCTCGCCCGGAAATACGGACATCTGCGGACCGGACTGGCTTACTTTTTCTCTTTACAACTTTCAAAATAATACTGCGGGAACTATCTATACCGTGGCATTCAGTGATTCTACTCCACCGCTTATTTTTAATCATCCCCCACCAGACAGTATTTCTCACTACTTTGAACGATCTTCTTGTGGGTTCTCCAGTTCCAACGGTATTACTAATTTCCCCAACTCATTCTCCGCCTCCTTAACGATTGAAAACCCCTGTGGACTGACTGCGGGATCAGTCGTTCCAATTTATGTTTCACTTCGCCCAGAGGCAGATTTTTCTTATGGAAATGTTTGTGTCAATTCGCCCAGCGTCTTCACCAATACGTCGCAGAATGGAATGGCAGCAGGCAACAGCGCCTGTAATCAACAAACCCCTATTATCTGGAGCATCACACCCGATACCGGTTGGACGGTTACCTCCGGAAATATGGGAAAAGACAATGGGTATGTTGATAATAATTTCAATCCGGCGTTATGGACTTCGGGGTCCAATACGCTTTCGGTTTCTTTTACTGCTGCAGGTAATTATCAGTTTCAGATTATTGCCGGGAATAAGTGCAGCACGGATACCACCGGTAAACTTGTTTGTGTCTCTGCTCCCGCCGAAACAGCTTTTAGTCTTTCCACTTTAACCGGTTGCGCGCCTTTGTTTGATTCGGTGGTAAATATTACCCCGCCTCCGCCAGGTTGCAGTGTGCCAAGTTTTGAATGGTCTATTGTCCAGAATAATTCCACTTGCACCGGTTCCGGCCTAAATTTTGAATACCTCAATGGAACGAATCCGGATTCTTCCACCACGTATCTCAGGTTTAATAACGAAGGGACGTACAACATACAATTGAACGCGACAAACGTCTGCGGCACCTATTCATCCATCAAAACTGTAGTGGTGAAGACGAAGCCACAAATAGGAATTACGATTCCTCCAACGACCTGTTTCGGACAATCTGTAGCACCTACAGCCAACGTGCTGTCGTGCGGCGGAAACATTTCAGACTACACTTGGAGTTTTCCGGGCGGCACTCCGGCAAGTTCGACGAGCCAAAATCCAGGAATGATTAACTATCCCGTTTCTGGTCAATATGCAGTTTCGCTTTCTGCACAAAATGAATGTGGTATTGTTAGTACCAATAAATCCGTCAACATAGATACCATCCCTATGGCTATGGCGGGAAATGATCAGCAGATATGTTCCGCCGCTAATACACAAATCGGATCAACACCGCTCAACGGTTTGACCTACTCCTGGAGTCCTATTGTCGGTTTGAGTTCCTCTTCGGTTGCGAATCCGGTGGTTTCTATAATCAACAACGGAGTAGCACCTATTTCGCAGACTTACTATTTAACCGTATCAAATCCGGGCAATTGTTCTTCCACAGACTCTGTAGTCATAACCGTATATCCGGCGGCTACGGTAAACGCTGGGCCAGATGTAAGCATCTGTAGCGGTCAAAGCATCTCTTTAAATGGAGCTTTCGGAGGGGTCGCTTCATCCATCACTTGGACATCCAATAATGCTGGAACCTTTTCAGACTCATCTTCAATAGTATCTTCTTTTACACCGCTCTTTACGACCGGTCAGGCAACACTTACCATAACCACCAACGATCCCACCGGGCCTTGTCCGGCGGCGATTCACAGTATGAACCTTACGATGGTCGCTCCACCAACAGCCAATGCAGGAAATGATGTGGCTATATGCAGCGGCTCCTCTGTTCAAATCGGGACG from Bacteroidota bacterium carries:
- a CDS encoding PorP/SprF family type IX secretion system membrane protein, giving the protein MVLLLRCSILFFLLSSLADLQAQDPAFSQYDANQLYYNPAYAGYKKEMRVKTSYRNLWPNVPGKSVPGPLSIYAVMADAYLSIHNKFNAGGGAFVVQRTEGEGFLTTTSVGITYSQHMPGIRTRNDHVDRFNIYLGFKVYYNNIHLDWSRLVFSDQLNATYGLTGGSSFDQTTISSRHYVDFDYGILLRNNFQAKSKWYNEIGFSMGHVLRPAISITGSNGDKTKLPRKYVVSYRSTISLRDENFYISPTVLFENQAKFFEVNAGIDFYMKFKSKKELIPLSVGLYNRFSFILKNSITGESKINTSAVILAITHRGSFASSKNALGYSVGVSVDFPYMGLGMQTAGAYEISLGLSIPYRKRNVMKCPFEAF